A stretch of Armatimonadota bacterium DNA encodes these proteins:
- a CDS encoding copper-translocating P-type ATPase — METAKLHISGMHCAACARNVENALRNATGVHKASVNFADESASVTFNPEETGPDDLVQVVVDAGYGAAPEESLDRQAEALKRTREQAVQLMLFIFGAVMSLAIMGLSMFADFPGRNWVVLALATVVQGALGWQFYVNSLAALRRLTTNMDVLIALGSSSAYLYSLFMVLHGGGEHLYFDTAAMILTFITLGRFLEIRSRGKTSEALVALLDLAPKTATVIREGEELTVPVADLEEGDEFRVRPGEQIATDGVVVSGSSAVDEAIITGESVPVAKSEGDEVIGASVNREGTLVVRATRVGRDTALQQIVRLVRDAQGSKPPIQRLADKVSSIFVPSIVGLALVTFLLWGVLGQSDAPWSRALINATAVLLIACPCALGLATPTAIMVGTGLGARHGVLIRDAAAIEALAAAKTILFDKTGTLTRGKPEVVRIAPAEGMDEDEVLRIAARAEQSSEHPLGRAIVEAWEGQLAPVEEFAAIPGRGVKCKVDGKPVLVGAPALLEAEGLDLGPFAALRQELAEQGQTISAVAEGGRVIGLIGLADSLRPEAEEVIAQIKSMGIEVAMVTGDSEQTAQAVARRVGIERVYAGVTPDRKEETVAREMERTGGVVVMVGDGINDAPALARATVGIAIGTGADVAMQAGQVTLTGADLRGVVRALRLGKLTLRHVKQNLGFAFGYNVAAVPLAALGHLSPAIAAGAMAASSVSVVTNSLRLRGASLD; from the coding sequence ATGGAAACTGCAAAGCTGCATATATCAGGAATGCACTGCGCGGCATGTGCGCGGAATGTTGAGAACGCTCTACGAAATGCAACCGGGGTCCATAAGGCATCGGTGAACTTCGCCGACGAATCGGCATCGGTGACCTTCAACCCGGAGGAGACAGGTCCCGACGACCTGGTCCAGGTTGTTGTGGACGCGGGTTACGGCGCGGCTCCCGAGGAGAGTCTGGACCGCCAGGCCGAGGCGCTGAAGCGGACGCGAGAGCAGGCCGTCCAGTTGATGCTGTTCATCTTCGGCGCGGTGATGTCCCTGGCGATCATGGGCCTGAGCATGTTCGCCGACTTCCCGGGACGCAACTGGGTGGTGCTGGCGCTGGCCACCGTGGTGCAGGGCGCGCTCGGGTGGCAGTTCTACGTGAACTCCCTGGCGGCGCTGCGGCGGCTCACCACGAACATGGATGTCCTCATTGCCCTGGGATCCTCAAGCGCCTACCTGTACAGCCTGTTCATGGTCCTGCACGGGGGCGGTGAGCATCTGTACTTCGACACTGCAGCGATGATCCTCACCTTCATCACCCTTGGGCGGTTCCTGGAGATCCGGTCCCGGGGGAAGACCTCGGAGGCCCTGGTGGCGCTGCTGGACCTTGCCCCGAAGACCGCGACGGTAATCCGCGAGGGCGAGGAGCTGACAGTGCCGGTGGCCGACTTGGAAGAGGGTGACGAGTTTCGGGTGCGCCCGGGGGAACAGATTGCCACAGACGGGGTAGTTGTCAGTGGCTCGTCGGCGGTGGATGAAGCGATCATCACGGGCGAGAGCGTGCCGGTTGCCAAGAGCGAGGGTGACGAGGTGATCGGGGCCAGCGTCAACCGCGAGGGGACCCTGGTGGTGCGCGCCACGAGGGTTGGACGGGACACGGCACTGCAGCAGATCGTGCGGCTGGTCAGGGATGCCCAGGGTTCGAAGCCGCCGATCCAGCGCCTGGCGGATAAGGTGTCATCCATCTTCGTGCCTTCCATCGTGGGGCTTGCGCTGGTGACCTTCCTGCTGTGGGGAGTGCTGGGACAGAGCGATGCGCCCTGGTCCCGGGCGCTGATCAATGCCACGGCGGTGCTGCTCATCGCCTGCCCGTGCGCCCTGGGTCTGGCGACGCCGACGGCGATCATGGTGGGTACGGGTCTGGGCGCGCGCCATGGGGTCCTCATCCGTGACGCGGCAGCAATCGAAGCCCTCGCGGCTGCGAAGACGATCCTGTTCGACAAGACCGGGACCCTCACCCGGGGCAAGCCGGAAGTGGTGCGAATTGCGCCGGCGGAGGGTATGGATGAGGATGAGGTGCTGCGAATTGCAGCGCGTGCGGAGCAGTCTTCGGAGCACCCGCTGGGCAGAGCGATTGTGGAAGCGTGGGAGGGGCAGCTTGCGCCGGTGGAAGAATTCGCGGCCATTCCCGGGCGCGGGGTGAAGTGCAAGGTCGACGGGAAGCCGGTACTCGTGGGTGCTCCGGCGCTGCTGGAGGCGGAAGGTCTCGACCTGGGGCCTTTCGCGGCGCTTCGACAGGAGTTGGCCGAGCAGGGCCAGACCATCTCGGCAGTTGCCGAGGGCGGCCGAGTCATCGGCCTTATCGGCCTGGCCGACAGCCTGCGTCCCGAGGCGGAAGAGGTGATCGCGCAGATCAAGAGCATGGGGATCGAGGTGGCCATGGTTACCGGCGATAGTGAGCAGACGGCGCAGGCGGTGGCAAGGCGCGTGGGGATCGAGCGTGTCTATGCAGGGGTTACCCCGGATCGCAAGGAAGAGACGGTTGCCCGAGAGATGGAGCGCACCGGCGGCGTTGTGGTAATGGTGGGTGACGGGATCAATGATGCCCCGGCGCTGGCTCGGGCCACGGTGGGGATTGCCATCGGGACCGGGGCGGATGTGGCCATGCAGGCGGGGCAGGTGACGCTGACCGGCGCGGACCTGAGAGGAGTGGTGCGAGCGCTTCGGCTGGGGAAGCTCACCTTGCGGCATGTGAAGCAGAATCTGGGCTTCGCCTTCGGCTACAATGTCGCCGCTGTGCCATTGGCGGCGCTGGGACATCTGAGTCCGGCAATTGCGGCTGGCGCGATGGCTGCTTCGTCGGTGTCGGTGGTGACCAATTCCCTCCGCCTGCGGGGCG